The Paenibacillus sp. 481 DNA window GTCCAAAGGTAAAATCTTTATTCCGGTATTACTCTCAGCAACGCTTCTATTTCCTGTATTAAGTTCTCCCGTACTTGTAAACGCTCAAAGCGCAATCACACAAGAGTCAGTCTCCCAAAATCAATTAGCTTCAGACTTCAAATTTATTTTTGAAGAGGCTTCTACTAAAAAGAACGGCAAATATGTATTAGACGAGAAAAAAGTTGCTCAAAAATTTGGGCAAGAGAACGTGGCATCTATTGCTGCATTCATTAAACTCGCTAATGGTGAACAGCTTACGGCAGCAGATGTAAAAAATGTTCCTAACGCAATGGGCGATGTTGTCGAGGAATCTTGGGGATCTTGCATGCAAGAGAAGATCTTGCAATATACCGGACTTGGATTTTTAACAGGTGGAATGAAAGAGCTTATTGAAAAGAAATTGTGGGATAAGTTAGCGGTAGAAATTATCAAGATCGTAGGCAAGAGTGCCATTAAAGGTGGCGTTGTAGGACTTGCAGCCAGCCTTGCTTGGTTTAGTATCGCTTGCATCGGAAAGTAGTCTGACATAAAGGAGTGCATGCATTATCAAATACTTAAGAGACTTTTTCATTTTTCTAGTGTTGCAGCTCATCTTCTTCTTAGTCATCAAAACTGATTCTGGTGTAACTATTCTCGAAATGGTTGCGCTATCTCTTGTATTTGCAGTTATTACATTTTTACTAGATCAAATCCTGCGTAAAAGAAGGCATTCATAGCAACCGGATTATCCCACTACCATCACTACAATTACTTAACAACATGAACCATACACAAAGCAACAACCGTTCCCTAGGAGTATCAACAGGGGACGGTTGTTGTGTGTTGTATATCATGGCCTACACTCAAGGCTTCACCCACGCTGCCTTTAAGTTCATCTCAGCAATACAATCTTCACCGTCATACAAATCATTTTCGATCAGAGGCGACACGGGGTAGAGATGCATTCGCGTCTCGCAGCAGGGCTTTACCATTTGCAATAGCTCCTCTAACTCGCCCGCCCCTACACTACCACCTGTTTCCAGCCATTTTGCCATGTCGTCCGCATCTAATATCGCTGGCATCCGTTCATCGAACTCGGAAATAAGTGGATTCGCCTTCGTCATCACGATCGTGCACGTACGATAAGTCTCGCCCTGCGCATTTTTCCATTCCTCATACAGGCCCGCCAGTCCAAAAACACCGCGTGTACGTAGCACAAGACGAACCGGATAGCTCTTTTTCCCGACTTGACGCCAATAATAGAAACCGTTGCACGGAATCACGCAGCGCTGCCGCTCAACCATTTTCCAATACGCCTCATTACTGTACACCGAACGCAAATCGGCATTCACGCCATCCTTCGCCCAAAACGGGACAAGCCCCCAACGAAACGCATCCAGCACCCGCTCCCCACGATGAAGCCGCACAATAGGTACTTCCTGCGTTGGACTAATGTT harbors:
- a CDS encoding SOS response-associated peptidase encodes the protein MCKRYSMSAELPEVAQYFQVDKVMFHYRPRFNISPTQEVPIVRLHRGERVLDAFRWGLVPFWAKDGVNADLRSVYSNEAYWKMVERQRCVIPCNGFYYWRQVGKKSYPVRLVLRTRGVFGLAGLYEEWKNAQGETYRTCTIVMTKANPLISEFDERMPAILDADDMAKWLETGGSVGAGELEELLQMVKPCCETRMHLYPVSPLIENDLYDGEDCIAEMNLKAAWVKP